The Daucus carota subsp. sativus chromosome 9, DH1 v3.0, whole genome shotgun sequence genome window below encodes:
- the LOC108202786 gene encoding LOW QUALITY PROTEIN: sesquiterpene synthase 2-like (The sequence of the model RefSeq protein was modified relative to this genomic sequence to represent the inferred CDS: deleted 2 bases in 1 codon; substituted 1 base at 1 genomic stop codon), which translates to MAVYVNATSGPPIASTAVARSSANYHPSIWGDKFLPYCNNSLLKTEVDNVEEKHLQGLKEEAKQMLVAGDTPQQKVISLIDDIQRLGLAYHFEAELSAILQHLKDSFLQVYCTKVDVDLHDAALCFRLLRQQGHVVSSDVFYKFKDNNVKFKESLAEDVRGMLSLYEAAHLMVHGETILEEALEFTTSHLNLYLNSNLNDPLAGLVGRALKYPLRRSLNRLVARHYISVYHKLSWHNQVLLDLAKRDFNRVQALHQSELARWWKDLDFANKLSFARDRVVECYFWISGVYFEPRYTEARVFLTKVISLTSIVDDIYDVYETIEELQQFTDAIEKWDIRTIDQLPEYITLCYRPLLEVLSEAEEEIEKAGRPSYGFLYAKDAVKLTRVYFDEAKWCKVQYFPEFEXYMSVSLISGGYKMLSVTSFVLMGDVATREAYEWISKDPIIVKASSLICRLSDDIVGHEVRHRNFRLQPLLIK; encoded by the exons ATGGCTGTTTATGTTAATGCTACTTCTGGTCCACCAATTGCAAGTACTGCCGTTGCTCGGAGTTCAGCAAATTATCATCCCAGCATCTGGGGAGACAAATTCCTCCCATACTGTAACAACTCCCTCCTG AAAACTGAAGTTGATAACGTAGAGGAGAAACACCTTCAAGGGCTGAAAGAAGAGGCCAAGCAGATGCTGGTTGCAGGGGACACACCTCAGCAGAAAGTAATAAGCTTAATCGATGATATTCAAAGATTAGGTCTGGCCTACCATTTTGAAGCTGAGTTAAGTGCAATATTACAGCACTTGAAGGATAGCTTTCTTCAAGTTTACTGCACCAAAGTTGATGTTGATTTGCATGATGCTGCTCTATGTTTTCGCCTGCTTAGACAGCAAGGACATGTGGTTTCTTCAG ATGTATTCTACAAGTTCAAGGACAACAACGTGAAGTTCAAGGAGAGCTTGGCTGAGGATGTTAGAGGAATGCTAAGCTTGTACGAAGCAGCACATCTCATGGTGCATGGAGAAACTATACTAGAAGAAGCTCTTGAATTCACCACCTCTCACCTTAATCTATATCTGAATTCAAACCTCAACGATCCATTAGCAGGCCTTGTGGGTCGTGCGCTCAAGTATCCCCTCCGTAGAAGTTTAAATAGGCTTGTAGCAAGGCATTACATATccgtctaccacaaattatctTGGCATAATCAAGTGCTGTTAGATCTGGCAAAACGTGATTTTAATCGAGTACAGGCATTGCATCAGAGTGAGCTCGCGCG GTGGTGGAAAGATCTAGATTTTGCAAATAAACTTTCTTTCGCAAGGGACAGAGTGGTGGAATGTTACTTTTGGATATCAGGCGTGTACTTTGAGCCCCGGTATACGGAGGCCCGAGTATTCCTAACCAAAGTGATTTCCTTAACATCCATTGTTGATGACATATATGATGTCTATGAAACTATAGAAGAACTCCAGCAATTTACTGATGCAATTGAGAA ATGGGATATCAGGACCATAGATCAGCTGCCAGAGTACATCACCCTTTGTTATCGTCCTCTACTGGAAGTTCTTTCTGAAGCTGAAGAAGAGATAGAAAAGGCAGGAAGGCCATCATACGGCTTTCTTTACGCAAAGGATGCTGTAAA gtTAACAAGAGTCTATTTCGACGAAGCAAAATGGTGTAAAGTACAGTACTTTCCAGAATTCGAATAGTATATGAGTGTTTCACTC ATATCTGGGGGGTACAAAATGTTATCGGTCACAAGCTTCGTGCTAATGGGTGATGTGGCAACTAGAGAAGCATATGAATGGATTTCTAAAGATCCGATAATTGTCAAAGCCTCATCTCTGATTTGCAGACTCAGTGACGACATAGTAGGACATGAGGTCAGACATAGAAACTTTAGGTTGCAGCCGTtattaattaagtaa